One Paraburkholderia dioscoreae DNA segment encodes these proteins:
- a CDS encoding VOC family protein: MTAFRPAGVPWLTPYLTVRDARAASAFFTAAFGFEVRDSVQDDGVVMHVEMTYQDQLIVMFAPEGAFGSAAKTPKSAGAIAPQSFYVYVDDVDAIYARALAAGAKSLSEPQDQFWGDRFAQVEDLDGYRWALARHLS; this comes from the coding sequence ATGACCGCCTTCCGCCCAGCCGGTGTGCCCTGGTTGACCCCCTATCTGACGGTGCGCGACGCACGTGCCGCGTCCGCGTTCTTTACTGCGGCGTTCGGCTTCGAAGTTCGCGACAGTGTTCAGGACGACGGTGTAGTGATGCATGTCGAGATGACCTATCAAGACCAGTTGATCGTGATGTTCGCACCGGAAGGCGCGTTCGGCTCGGCGGCGAAAACACCCAAAAGCGCGGGCGCAATCGCACCGCAATCGTTCTATGTCTATGTCGACGATGTCGACGCGATTTACGCGCGGGCGCTGGCCGCCGGCGCAAAATCGCTGAGCGAGCCACAGGATCAGTTCTGGGGCGACCGCTTCGCCCAGGTCGAAGATCTGGACGGCTACCGCTGGGCGCTCGCTCGCCACCTTTCGTGA
- the alc gene encoding allantoicase, with amino-acid sequence MANPILDPNAPAFTRRYMNLADPRLGAKALFASDEFFAPKERMLEPQPAVFIPGKYDDHGKWMDGWETRRKRTTGHDYCVIRLARPGVVHGVDLDTSHFTGNFPPAASIDACYVEGDVPPDNADWQTLVPATTLQGNQHHYVDVNDTRAFTHLRVNLYPDGGLARLRVYGQPKRDWERVERGTLLDLAAIENGAYLVAANNQHFGPASQMLMPGRGVNMGDGWETRRRREPGNDWAIVALARPGVIRKIEVDTAHFKGNFPDRCSLQAASVTGGTDDSLVTQAMFWPVLLGEQKLQMDHVHTFADDLASLGPVTHVRFNILPDGGVSRLRLWGEIA; translated from the coding sequence ATGGCTAATCCGATCCTCGACCCCAACGCTCCCGCTTTCACCCGCCGCTATATGAACCTCGCCGACCCGCGTTTGGGCGCGAAGGCGCTCTTTGCCAGCGACGAATTCTTCGCGCCGAAAGAACGCATGCTCGAGCCGCAACCGGCGGTGTTCATTCCCGGTAAGTACGACGACCACGGCAAGTGGATGGACGGCTGGGAAACCCGCCGCAAGCGAACCACCGGTCACGATTACTGTGTGATCCGCCTCGCGCGCCCGGGCGTCGTGCACGGCGTGGATCTGGATACGAGCCACTTCACCGGCAACTTTCCGCCGGCCGCATCGATCGACGCCTGCTACGTGGAAGGTGATGTGCCGCCCGACAACGCCGACTGGCAAACCCTCGTGCCGGCGACCACGCTGCAGGGCAACCAGCACCACTATGTCGATGTGAACGACACGCGCGCGTTTACCCATCTGCGCGTGAATCTGTACCCGGACGGCGGCCTCGCGCGCCTGCGCGTGTACGGTCAGCCGAAGCGCGATTGGGAGCGCGTGGAGCGCGGGACGCTGCTGGATCTGGCCGCCATCGAGAACGGCGCCTATCTGGTCGCGGCGAACAACCAGCATTTCGGGCCGGCCTCGCAGATGCTGATGCCGGGCCGCGGCGTCAACATGGGCGACGGCTGGGAAACTCGCCGCCGCCGCGAGCCGGGCAACGATTGGGCGATCGTCGCGCTGGCGCGGCCGGGCGTGATCCGCAAAATCGAAGTAGATACGGCGCACTTCAAGGGCAACTTCCCGGACCGCTGTTCGCTGCAAGCCGCGTCGGTGACGGGCGGCACGGACGACTCGCTCGTCACGCAAGCCATGTTCTGGCCGGTGCTGCTCGGCGAACAGAAACTGCAGATGGACCACGTCCACACCTTCGCGGACGATCTCGCGTCGCTGGGCCCGGTCACGCATGTGCGTTTCAATATCCTTCCGGACGGCGGGGTGTCGCGCCTGCGCCTGTGGGGCGAAATCGCATAA
- a CDS encoding barstar family protein: MSDNVYAHDSGVATDLFAAGDGNLFQRVMQMRAGDQGRENQSEAAGTVVSSNEEPMSLFKTVRPNIVQSIRAFRVQDLAEEAHQLGQHFLYAYCANAQSKQEVLETIATSFLFPKHFGKNYDALYDCLTDLVHKAGAQPGFVIVLEQLPVAQKFDKEGRETLLDVFREAAEFWAERKVAFRVFYSFA; the protein is encoded by the coding sequence ATGAGCGACAACGTCTACGCGCACGACTCCGGAGTCGCGACGGATCTTTTCGCGGCCGGCGACGGCAATCTGTTCCAGCGCGTCATGCAGATGCGAGCCGGCGATCAGGGCCGCGAGAACCAGAGCGAAGCAGCAGGCACTGTGGTTTCATCGAACGAGGAGCCCATGAGTCTTTTCAAGACCGTACGACCGAACATCGTACAGTCGATCCGCGCGTTCCGCGTGCAGGATCTGGCCGAAGAGGCCCACCAGCTCGGCCAGCATTTTCTGTATGCGTATTGCGCCAATGCGCAGTCCAAACAGGAAGTGCTTGAAACCATCGCGACGTCGTTCCTGTTTCCGAAACATTTCGGCAAGAATTACGACGCGCTCTACGACTGTTTGACCGATCTGGTTCATAAGGCGGGTGCGCAGCCGGGCTTCGTGATCGTGCTCGAGCAGTTGCCAGTCGCCCAGAAGTTCGACAAGGAAGGGCGCGAGACGCTGCTGGACGTGTTCCGCGAGGCCGCCGAGTTCTGGGCCGAGCGCAAAGTGGCGTTCCGTGTGTTTTACTCGTTCGCCTGA
- the tkt gene encoding transketolase, whose protein sequence is MTTPSPAPTSLMANAIRALSMDAVQKANSGHPGMPMGMAEIGVALWSRHLRHNPKNPQWADRDRFVLSNGHGSMLLYSLLHLTGYDLPIEELKNFRQMHSKTPGHPEYGITPGVETTTGPLGQGLANAVGMALAESLLATEFNKPDATIVDHHTYVFVGDGCLMEGISHEACSLAGVLKLNKLIAFYDDNGISIDGEVVHWFHDDTPKRFEAYGWNVIPNVVGHDVDAVDAAIKQAKQSDRPTLICCKTVIGEGAPTKAGSHDSHGAPLGDKEIAATREKIGWKWEPFVIPQEVYAAWDAKEAGARNESEWDKAFAAYAAKYPQEAAEFTRRNAKQLPADWKEKAKAIIAGANERAETVATRKASQQAIEALSAVLPELLGGSADLTGSNLTNWKAAKPVRVNAEGKAAGNYVNYGVREFGMSAAINGVALHGGFKAFGGTFLTFSDYSRNALRVAALMKAPSIFVFTHDSIGLGEDGPTHQSIEHVASLRLIPHLQVWRPADTVETAVAWTHAVEHHGPSCLIFSRQNLPFSERTDAQIANIEKGGYVLRDWNDEIVARKIILIATGSEVELALNTVEPLAREGIAARVVSMPSTTVFDKQDAEYRERVLPQGVRRVAIEAGVTDFWRKYVGLEGGVVGIDTFGESAPAGVLFKHFGFTVEHVVETAKAALG, encoded by the coding sequence ATGACGACCCCGTCTCCCGCACCCACTTCCTTGATGGCCAACGCGATCCGCGCGCTGTCTATGGACGCCGTTCAAAAAGCGAATTCCGGCCACCCCGGCATGCCGATGGGCATGGCCGAAATCGGCGTGGCTTTGTGGTCGCGTCATCTGCGCCACAACCCGAAGAACCCGCAGTGGGCCGATCGCGACCGTTTCGTGCTGTCGAACGGCCACGGCTCGATGCTGCTGTATTCGCTGCTGCACCTGACCGGCTACGATCTGCCGATCGAAGAGCTGAAGAACTTCCGCCAGATGCATTCGAAGACGCCGGGCCACCCGGAATACGGCATCACGCCTGGCGTCGAGACGACCACCGGCCCGCTCGGCCAGGGTCTGGCGAATGCGGTCGGCATGGCGCTCGCCGAGTCGCTGCTCGCCACCGAATTCAACAAGCCCGACGCAACGATCGTCGACCACCACACGTACGTGTTCGTCGGCGACGGCTGCCTGATGGAAGGCATCTCGCACGAAGCCTGCTCGTTGGCGGGCGTGCTGAAGCTGAACAAGCTGATCGCGTTCTACGACGACAACGGCATCTCGATCGACGGCGAAGTGGTGCACTGGTTCCACGACGACACGCCCAAGCGCTTCGAAGCGTACGGCTGGAACGTGATCCCGAACGTGGTCGGCCACGACGTCGACGCGGTCGACGCAGCCATCAAGCAGGCCAAGCAATCCGACCGGCCCACGCTGATCTGCTGCAAGACGGTGATCGGCGAAGGCGCCCCGACCAAGGCCGGCAGCCATGATTCGCACGGCGCGCCGCTTGGCGACAAGGAAATCGCGGCCACGCGCGAAAAGATCGGCTGGAAGTGGGAGCCGTTCGTGATCCCGCAAGAAGTCTATGCAGCGTGGGACGCGAAGGAAGCCGGCGCACGCAACGAATCCGAGTGGGACAAGGCGTTTGCGGCGTACGCCGCCAAATATCCGCAGGAAGCCGCTGAATTCACGCGCCGCAACGCGAAGCAATTGCCCGCCGACTGGAAGGAAAAGGCCAAGGCGATCATTGCCGGCGCGAACGAGCGCGCGGAAACTGTCGCGACGCGCAAGGCCTCGCAACAGGCTATCGAAGCTTTGTCGGCCGTGCTGCCGGAACTGCTCGGCGGCTCCGCCGACCTGACTGGCTCGAACCTGACCAACTGGAAGGCCGCCAAACCGGTGCGCGTGAACGCCGAAGGCAAGGCTGCCGGCAACTACGTCAACTACGGCGTGCGCGAATTCGGCATGAGCGCCGCGATCAACGGCGTCGCGCTGCATGGTGGCTTCAAGGCGTTCGGCGGCACGTTCCTGACGTTCTCGGACTACAGCCGCAACGCACTGCGTGTCGCCGCACTGATGAAAGCGCCGTCGATCTTCGTGTTCACGCACGACTCGATCGGTCTGGGCGAAGACGGCCCGACCCACCAGTCGATCGAACATGTTGCGAGCCTGCGTCTGATTCCGCACCTGCAAGTGTGGCGTCCGGCTGATACCGTCGAGACGGCGGTGGCCTGGACCCATGCGGTCGAACATCACGGCCCGTCGTGCCTGATCTTCAGCCGTCAGAACCTGCCGTTCTCGGAGCGCACCGACGCGCAGATCGCCAACATCGAGAAGGGCGGTTACGTGCTGCGCGACTGGAACGACGAGATCGTCGCGCGCAAGATCATCCTGATCGCCACCGGTTCGGAAGTCGAACTGGCGCTGAACACGGTCGAGCCGCTGGCGCGCGAAGGCATCGCGGCGCGCGTCGTGTCCATGCCGTCAACCACCGTGTTCGACAAGCAGGACGCCGAATACCGCGAACGCGTGCTGCCGCAAGGCGTGCGCCGCGTCGCGATCGAAGCGGGTGTGACGGATTTCTGGCGCAAGTACGTGGGTCTGGAAGGCGGCGTGGTCGGCATCGACACGTTCGGCGAATCGGCCCCGGCTGGCGTGCTGTTCAAGCATTTCGGCTTCACCGTCGAACACGTGGTAGAGACGGCAAAAGCCGCACTCGGCTGA
- a CDS encoding ribonuclease, whose translation MARKWQRMKGVLIGAVTLCALSGPVPGAFARDSTTLADSNAQLQGTIALAQLPGEAVNTLNLIAAGGPYPYEKDGIVFGNRERLLPAHRRGYYHEYTVPTPRSRNRGARRIVCGGPLKRTDNCYYSDDHYTSFNRIVE comes from the coding sequence ATGGCACGCAAGTGGCAACGCATGAAAGGCGTGCTGATCGGTGCTGTTACGCTGTGCGCTTTATCCGGCCCCGTGCCTGGCGCGTTTGCGCGCGACTCCACGACACTCGCCGATTCGAACGCACAGTTGCAGGGCACAATCGCGTTGGCGCAGTTGCCAGGCGAAGCGGTCAATACATTGAACTTGATTGCCGCAGGCGGGCCTTACCCGTATGAGAAGGACGGCATCGTATTCGGCAATCGCGAACGGTTGCTGCCGGCCCATCGGCGCGGCTATTACCACGAATACACCGTTCCCACGCCTCGCTCACGTAATCGCGGGGCGCGTCGCATCGTCTGCGGAGGTCCGCTGAAGCGAACCGACAATTGTTACTACTCGGACGACCACTACACCAGTTTTAATCGTATTGTTGAATGA
- a CDS encoding 16S rRNA (uracil(1498)-N(3))-methyltransferase, whose translation MPRFFVGTPLQSDDIMQLPDDVVRHVLVLRLQPGDSIVLFNGEGGEYSAELVEVERRSAKVRIREFRNIEVEAPYRLTLAQGIAGGDKMDWLIEKAVELGASAFVPLTTTRSVVRLSGERAQRRHAHWQGIVRASCEQCGRNRLPEVMPVREIATWLGAMPRTPEEGDLRILLSPRASISFSALPAEPPQGRVTVLVGPEGGFSAAEEAAATDHGFTAVGLGPRVMRTETAGIAVLSALAAGWGGW comes from the coding sequence ATGCCACGTTTCTTCGTCGGTACGCCTCTCCAGTCCGACGACATCATGCAGCTTCCCGATGACGTCGTTCGGCATGTGCTCGTGCTGCGGTTGCAGCCCGGCGATTCGATCGTTCTTTTCAACGGCGAAGGCGGCGAATACAGCGCCGAACTCGTCGAGGTCGAACGTCGGTCGGCCAAGGTAAGAATTCGTGAATTCCGCAACATCGAAGTGGAAGCGCCGTATCGTCTCACGCTGGCGCAGGGTATCGCCGGCGGCGACAAGATGGACTGGCTGATCGAAAAAGCCGTCGAACTCGGCGCATCTGCCTTCGTGCCGCTCACCACCACGCGCAGCGTCGTGCGTCTCTCCGGCGAGCGCGCGCAGCGGCGGCATGCGCACTGGCAAGGCATCGTGCGGGCGTCGTGCGAGCAGTGCGGGCGCAACCGGCTGCCGGAAGTCATGCCGGTGCGCGAAATCGCCACCTGGCTGGGCGCCATGCCTCGCACGCCTGAAGAGGGCGACTTGCGCATTCTGCTGTCGCCGCGCGCGAGCATCAGCTTTTCCGCGTTGCCCGCCGAGCCGCCGCAAGGGCGCGTGACGGTGCTGGTCGGACCGGAAGGCGGCTTCTCCGCCGCTGAAGAAGCGGCCGCAACCGATCATGGTTTCACTGCCGTCGGTCTTGGTCCGCGCGTCATGCGCACCGAGACCGCCGGCATCGCAGTGCTCTCGGCGCTGGCCGCGGGCTGGGGCGGCTGGTAA
- a CDS encoding FadR/GntR family transcriptional regulator: protein MKNVPHTVTDAAIATIRERIEAGVYPVGSLLPAQRQLSEELSISRASLREALSTLEALGLLVIRPGKGVYVESAQASAAQSWRFSEQSSLPDTYQMRFALEGFIARMAALAVSDSDLAWFEENITAMQSALACDELDEAARLDYDFHMRIVSIAGNAAIESILSSSAEIMKESQRMPYYRRELVLSTYNEHRVILDALKARDSAAAGRAIETHISNAAQRAGVYFPTPPAQPQT, encoded by the coding sequence ATGAAAAACGTCCCGCATACCGTTACCGATGCCGCGATCGCGACCATCCGCGAACGGATCGAAGCGGGCGTTTATCCCGTGGGCAGTCTGCTGCCGGCGCAGCGCCAGCTTTCCGAGGAACTCTCGATCAGCCGCGCTTCGTTGCGCGAAGCGCTGTCCACGCTCGAAGCGCTCGGCCTGCTGGTGATCCGACCGGGCAAGGGCGTCTATGTGGAAAGCGCGCAGGCATCGGCCGCGCAATCGTGGCGCTTCTCGGAGCAGTCGTCGCTGCCGGATACCTATCAGATGCGCTTCGCGCTGGAAGGCTTTATCGCGCGCATGGCGGCGCTTGCGGTCAGCGATTCCGACCTCGCCTGGTTCGAAGAAAACATCACGGCCATGCAATCGGCGCTCGCGTGCGACGAACTCGACGAAGCCGCGCGCCTCGACTACGACTTCCACATGCGGATCGTCAGCATTGCCGGCAACGCGGCGATCGAGTCGATTCTGAGCAGCAGCGCGGAGATCATGAAGGAAAGCCAGCGCATGCCGTATTACCGGCGCGAACTGGTACTGTCCACGTACAACGAACACCGTGTGATTCTGGACGCGCTCAAGGCGCGCGATTCCGCCGCAGCCGGCAGAGCCATCGAGACGCATATTTCGAACGCCGCGCAGCGCGCCGGCGTCTATTTCCCAACTCCGCCGGCCCAGCCGCAGACGTAA
- the speE gene encoding polyamine aminopropyltransferase encodes MSAPLLFRPSPDAVYGFPHAKRVAQVVSPYQRIEVWDTPQLGRLFTLDGRPMTSTGDEFIYHECMVHPAALAHPLPKAALVLGGGDGGAARQLLRHAGIERIVVAELDAEVMRLTREHLPEVHGGAFDDPRVELVIGDAAHYVANAAPAQFDLVVFDLTPPDSPAAGLYTQDFYQQLKRVMSPIAVVSVHLGSPYFHAGRIARLLDDLRAAFAVVRTMNTFIPLYGSLWMMATASDTLDPAALSADTLTERLDARRIDALMHYDAAMHAGLFSASRAVRDKLSQFLKPAS; translated from the coding sequence GTGAGCGCTCCGCTGCTGTTCCGACCGAGTCCCGATGCCGTCTACGGATTTCCGCACGCGAAGCGCGTGGCGCAAGTCGTATCGCCTTACCAGCGGATAGAAGTCTGGGACACGCCGCAGCTCGGCCGGCTCTTCACGCTCGACGGCCGCCCCATGACGTCCACCGGCGACGAGTTCATCTATCACGAATGCATGGTGCATCCGGCCGCGCTGGCGCATCCGTTGCCGAAAGCGGCGCTCGTGCTGGGCGGCGGCGACGGTGGCGCCGCGCGGCAACTGTTGCGGCACGCGGGCATCGAACGGATCGTGGTGGCGGAACTCGACGCCGAAGTGATGCGCCTGACGCGCGAGCATCTGCCCGAAGTGCACGGCGGCGCCTTCGACGATCCGCGCGTCGAGCTCGTGATCGGCGACGCCGCGCATTACGTCGCGAACGCCGCGCCAGCGCAGTTCGATCTCGTCGTGTTCGACCTGACGCCGCCCGATTCGCCCGCCGCCGGTCTTTACACGCAAGACTTCTATCAGCAGCTCAAGCGGGTCATGAGCCCGATCGCCGTGGTCTCCGTGCATCTCGGCTCGCCGTATTTTCATGCCGGGCGCATCGCGCGCCTGCTCGACGACTTGCGCGCGGCGTTCGCCGTCGTCCGCACCATGAATACGTTTATTCCGCTGTACGGCTCGCTCTGGATGATGGCGACGGCGAGCGACACGCTCGACCCTGCCGCCCTCTCTGCCGATACGCTCACAGAGCGCCTCGATGCACGCCGAATCGACGCCCTGATGCATTACGACGCGGCCATGCACGCGGGACTGTTCTCGGCATCCCGCGCGGTGCGCGATAAACTAAGTCAATTCTTAAAGCCAGCAAGCTAA
- a CDS encoding C4-dicarboxylate transporter DctA, producing MLKFFNSLFGRVVIALVAGIVIGAVYPHFAQSLRPLGDGFLKLIKMVIGPIVFCVVVSGMAHAGDLRKVGRVGLKAVIYFEVMTTIALVIGAILAYITRPGVGMNIDLRSLDPSSLSTYTENAKSLKDTAGFLLKIIPDTAINAFATGDILQILVFSVLFGSALSLLGNKAQRVSSLIDELSQVFFRVMGFIIKLAPLGVLGAIAFTTGTYGVESLKQLGMLVLVFYVSCFVFVAVVLGVVMRLAGFSIFKLIRYLREELSIVLGTASSDAVLPQIMRKLEWMGVKDSTVGLVIPTGYSFNLDGFSIYLTLAVIFIAQATNTPLSVHDLIVVVLVSLVTSKGAHGIPGSAIVILAATLSAIPAIPVLGLVLILPVDWFVGIARALTNLIGNCVATVVVAVWENDIDRARAHRVLNRDEALRYVPAGEDAEPAAGEHAPAV from the coding sequence GTGTTGAAATTTTTCAATTCGCTGTTTGGCCGGGTCGTCATAGCGCTGGTGGCGGGTATCGTGATCGGCGCTGTGTACCCGCATTTCGCCCAATCGCTGCGCCCGCTCGGCGACGGTTTTCTCAAGCTGATCAAGATGGTGATCGGTCCAATCGTGTTCTGCGTCGTGGTGAGCGGCATGGCGCATGCCGGCGACTTGCGCAAGGTGGGGCGCGTCGGCCTGAAGGCCGTGATCTACTTCGAGGTGATGACGACGATCGCGCTCGTGATCGGCGCAATCCTGGCGTACATCACGCGCCCCGGCGTCGGCATGAACATCGATCTGCGCTCGCTGGATCCTTCGTCGCTCTCGACTTACACCGAAAACGCGAAGAGCCTGAAGGACACGGCCGGCTTCCTGCTGAAGATCATCCCCGATACGGCGATCAACGCGTTCGCTACCGGCGACATCCTGCAGATTCTCGTGTTTTCGGTGCTGTTCGGCTCGGCGCTGTCGCTGCTCGGCAATAAGGCGCAGCGCGTGAGCAGCCTGATCGACGAACTGTCGCAGGTGTTTTTCCGCGTGATGGGTTTCATCATCAAGCTCGCGCCGCTCGGCGTGCTCGGGGCGATCGCCTTCACCACTGGCACGTACGGCGTCGAGTCGCTCAAGCAACTCGGCATGCTGGTGCTCGTGTTCTACGTGAGTTGCTTCGTGTTCGTGGCCGTGGTGCTGGGCGTGGTCATGCGGCTCGCCGGCTTCAGCATCTTCAAGCTGATCCGCTATCTGCGCGAAGAACTGTCGATCGTGCTCGGCACCGCTTCGTCCGATGCCGTGCTGCCGCAGATCATGCGCAAGCTCGAATGGATGGGCGTCAAGGATTCGACCGTCGGGCTCGTCATTCCGACCGGCTACTCGTTCAATCTCGACGGCTTCTCCATCTATCTCACGCTCGCAGTGATTTTCATCGCGCAGGCCACCAATACGCCGCTGTCCGTGCATGACCTGATCGTGGTGGTGCTGGTTTCGCTGGTGACGTCGAAGGGCGCGCACGGCATTCCCGGCTCGGCCATCGTGATTCTGGCCGCGACGTTGTCCGCGATTCCGGCGATTCCCGTGCTCGGCCTCGTGCTGATCCTGCCGGTCGACTGGTTCGTCGGCATTGCGCGCGCGCTCACCAACCTGATCGGCAACTGCGTGGCGACGGTGGTGGTCGCCGTGTGGGAAAACGATATCGACCGGGCGCGCGCGCATCGCGTATTGAACCGCGACGAGGCGTTGCGCTACGTGCCGGCCGGTGAAGACGCCGAACCCGCCGCGGGCGAACACGCTCCGGCCGTCTGA
- the gap gene encoding type I glyceraldehyde-3-phosphate dehydrogenase: protein MTIRVAINGYGRIGRNTLRAFYENGKKHDIEIVAINDLGDAKTNAHLTQYDTAHGKFPGEVSVDGDYLVVNGDKIRVLANRNPAELPWGELNVDVVMECTGFFTTKEKASAHIKGGAKKVIISAPGGKDVDATIVYGVNHNVLKASDTVISNASCTTNCLAPLVKPLNDKIGLVNGLMTTIHAYTNDQVLTDVYHEDLRRARSATHSQIPTKTGAASAVGLVLPELNGKLDGYAIRVPTINVSIVDLSFIAARDTTVEEVNAIMKEASEGSLKGILGYNQAPLVSIDFNHNPASSTFDATLTKVSGRLVKVSSWYDNEWGFSNRMLDTAVALAHAK from the coding sequence ATGACGATTCGCGTCGCAATCAACGGCTACGGCCGTATTGGCCGCAACACGCTGCGCGCCTTCTATGAAAACGGCAAGAAGCACGATATCGAAATCGTCGCCATCAACGATCTCGGCGATGCCAAGACCAACGCTCACCTGACGCAATACGACACGGCGCACGGCAAGTTCCCGGGCGAAGTGTCGGTGGACGGCGACTACCTGGTTGTCAACGGCGACAAGATCCGCGTGCTGGCCAACCGCAACCCGGCTGAACTGCCGTGGGGCGAGCTGAACGTCGACGTCGTGATGGAATGCACGGGCTTTTTCACGACCAAGGAAAAGGCCAGCGCGCACATCAAGGGCGGCGCAAAGAAGGTGATCATCTCGGCGCCGGGCGGCAAAGACGTCGACGCCACGATCGTCTACGGCGTGAACCACAACGTGCTGAAGGCCTCGGACACGGTGATCTCGAACGCATCGTGCACGACGAACTGCCTCGCGCCGCTCGTCAAGCCGTTGAACGACAAGATCGGCCTCGTGAACGGTCTGATGACCACGATCCACGCGTACACGAACGACCAGGTTCTGACGGACGTGTACCACGAAGACCTGCGCCGCGCGCGCTCGGCCACGCACAGCCAGATCCCGACCAAGACCGGCGCGGCATCGGCGGTCGGCCTGGTGCTGCCGGAACTGAACGGCAAGCTGGACGGCTACGCGATTCGCGTCCCGACGATCAACGTGTCGATCGTCGATCTGTCGTTCATCGCCGCGCGCGACACGACGGTCGAAGAAGTCAACGCGATCATGAAGGAAGCGTCGGAAGGCTCGCTGAAGGGCATTCTCGGCTACAACCAGGCACCGCTGGTGTCGATCGACTTCAACCACAACCCGGCTTCGTCGACGTTCGACGCCACGCTCACCAAGGTGTCGGGCCGTCTGGTGAAGGTGTCGAGCTGGTACGACAACGAATGGGGCTTCTCGAACCGCATGCTGGACACGGCTGTGGCGCTCGCCCACGCGAAGTAA